The genomic DNA GTGAGCCCGCCCGCGGGGCCAAATCGGCGGGCGGCTATCAGCTGGGCTTTGCCGGCGCTGGCTTTTGCCGCGGCGCTGGTAGCGCTGGGGGTAGGGCACATCACCCGCCAGCCCACGGCCGACCGGCCGCAGCAGACGTATCTTTTATATGCCCTTGATGCCGCGCGGCAGCGGGCTTATTGGCTATCGGCCCTGGCCCGGCCCGATGCCTGGACTAGCCACGTTCTGACCCAGCCGCAGTATCAGCCGCTGCCGACGCTCTACCCGCAGTCAACCGTGCCCATTCTGCACCAGGCCGCGCCCGTGCTGGCCCTGTCTCCGCCTACCCTCGTCCTTTTGGCCGATGAAAGCACGCCCGCCCAACGGCGGCTGCGCGTGCGGCTGGCACCCGGCCGGGCAGACGTAAGCAGCTTAGTAATAAGCATAACCACAGCTACCCGCGTGCAGACGCTGCGTGTGGCAGGCCAGGCCATAGCGCCCGCAGACTTGCTTCCCAAGGCCGGCACTACCAGCCTTACGTTCTTCGCGCCGCGCGCGGCGGGGGAGCTTATCGAGCTGAGCACAGCGGGCAAAGGGCCGGTGCAGCTGGCCGTTACGACGCGCAGCCTGGGCCTGCCCCCCGTGCCGGGCCTACCGCCCCTACCCCCCACTACGGTGCCGGAGCCCGGCTACAACAGCTTCACTACCCAGGTGCGGCAGGAGTTCCGGCTGTAAGACGCGCGGCTACCAGTTATCGTCGGCCACTTTGCCGCTCACGCGCTGGCGAATGCTGCTGGCCTGCTGGCGGCCGCTGCGGTAGATGGCGTCGATGGTGGATTGCAGCACCGGGCGGGGGTAGCCGTTGGCATCAAAGGTTAGTGCGTTGGGCGTCAGGTAATTTTCGATGGGCGTAACGGCGCCCTGGCCCTGGCCGCTGTCGAAGGCAAAGTCGGTGATGATGTAGCGGAAGCGGCCGGGCTTCACCTGGATAGTGACGCTGCGCCAGAGCGGCACCTGCACATTGGCCCCCAGCAGATTCTGCATCACCAGCTCGCTGGCCTTGCCGCTCAAAATGCCACCGGCCTCGTCGGCCTGGCTGAGGGTAGGCTTCACGGGGCCGGGCGCGGTGGCAAACCACTCTCTGGCGCGGGCGTAGAGCTGGGCCTGGGTAGCGCCCGGCACCTGCACCACCGCCCGAAACGACACCTTGCCGGTGGCCGAATCCGTGGGCAGCGGGTTGACCCAGCCACGCGGCCGGGGCAGCTTCAACTGGGTTTGCGCGGCGGCAGGTGAGCCCGCGCCCAGTAGCGCGAGCAGAAGGAGAACGTATTTCATAAGCTGGGTTTACGCAAAGCAGCTGCGGCGGGGTTGTGCGGCACGAAGCGGCCGGCAGCCAGGCACTTTGCAACTATCCTTCCAATTCGCAATGCCAGGGCACCAGCGCTGTTTTATACTCCTCGCGAAGTAGGGTGCGGGGCTTACCCCCGCCCATCGTTGAACATTTAGCGCTGGATTTGTGCAACGACGGGCGGGGGCAAGCCCCGCACCCTACTTTTGTTCGCAGACCATTTCGCGACGATTATACCACTAAAAAAGCCCGCCAGACGCAAGGTCCGGCGGGCTTTTTTGGTATTTACTTTTCAAGTACGCTAGTTAAAGCTATGTCCTTTAGGGCAAGACTTTAGTTGCTACTCACTTTTGCCGGTCTTGTTCAGGCAAGGCTGTTTAATTTTTGATTGTCAGTTAGTTATTGCTATTTGCTCAATGACCGACGCCAGCGTTTAGCCAGCAGAATTTTATTCTAAAGCGACCCACTTTCAGTGGCTTCTTTCAGTCGGCTTTAGCCGAAACCGCCGAATTCCATTCGCTTTCAAACCTATGGACTTACAGTCCATAGTCGTTTAGTACGGGCGTTAATTCAGCGACGCCACGTCAATCACGAAGCGGTATTTCACGTCGCCTTTCAGCATGCGCTCGTAGGCTTCGTTGATGTGCTGGATATCAATCAGCTCAATATCCGACATGATATTGTGCTCGGCGCAGAAGTCGAGCATTTCCTGCGTTTCGGCGATGCCGCCGATGAGCGAGCCGACCATGCGGCGGCGCTTGGCGATGAGGTTGAAGGCGTGCAGGTGCGGCGCTTCGGAAGGCACGCCCAGCAGAATCATGGTGCCGTCGAGGCGCAGCAGGTTCACGTAGGCACCCAGGTCAAGTTGGGCCGATACGGTGTTGATAATGAAGTCGAAGTAGTTGCCCACCGCCTTCAGCTGCTCCTTGTCTTTGGTCACCACAAACTTGTGGGCACCCAGGGCTTTGGCATCGGCTTCTTTGCCGGCCGAGGTGCTGAGCACGGTTACTTCGGCGCCGAGGGCAGCGGCGAATTTCACGGCCATGTGGCCGAGGCCGCCCAGGCCCATTACGGCCACGCGGTGGCCGGCGCCTACTTTCCACTGGCGCAGGGGCGAGTAGGTGGTGATGCCGGCGCACAGCAGCGGGGCCACGCGGGCCAGGTCGAGCTTCTCGCTCACCTGAAGAGTATATTTCTCATCGACCACAATCTGCTGCGAGTAGCCGCCGTAGGTGGGCTGGCCGGTGGCGATTTCGCGGGCATTGTAGGTGCCGACCATGCCGGTGGTTTCGCAATATTGCTCCAGACCTTGCTGGCACGATGAGCACTCGCGGCACGAATCGACCATGCAGCCCACGCCGGCTAGGTCGCCCACTTTGAAGCCCTTTACGTGGTCGCCCACGGCCGATACGCGGCCCACGATTTCGTGGCCGGGCACCATCGGGAAAATCGAGCCGCCCCACTCAT from Hymenobacter psoromatis includes the following:
- a CDS encoding hydroxyacid dehydrogenase produces the protein MSATKAYAAPAASIPLEPFTVERRAPGPHDVQIDILFCGVCHSDLHQIRDEWGGSIFPMVPGHEIVGRVSAVGDHVKGFKVGDLAGVGCMVDSCRECSSCQQGLEQYCETTGMVGTYNAREIATGQPTYGGYSQQIVVDEKYTLQVSEKLDLARVAPLLCAGITTYSPLRQWKVGAGHRVAVMGLGGLGHMAVKFAAALGAEVTVLSTSAGKEADAKALGAHKFVVTKDKEQLKAVGNYFDFIINTVSAQLDLGAYVNLLRLDGTMILLGVPSEAPHLHAFNLIAKRRRMVGSLIGGIAETQEMLDFCAEHNIMSDIELIDIQHINEAYERMLKGDVKYRFVIDVASLN